Proteins encoded together in one Streptomyces sp. TLI_171 window:
- a CDS encoding acyl-CoA dehydrogenase family protein gives MPTAPDGRPDPLDLLGVDELLTEDERLIRDSVRAFTERHVRPQLADWFEHGTFPVRELAPELGKLGVLGMHLEGYGCTGSTATEYGVACMELEAADSGLRSFVSVQGSLAMRSIHAFGSEEQKLRWLPELAAGRAVGCFGLTEPEAGSDPASMRTRARRDGGDWILDGAKMWITNGSVSDVAVVWAGTEDGVRGFLVPRGTPGFTARDIPGKLSLRASVTSELAFDGVRLPADAMLPTARGLRAPLSSLGEARYGILWGTVGAARDCYRAAVDYARDRVQFGRPLGGFQLTQQKLVDMALELEKAYLVAVRIGRLKDEGRAQPAHISFGKLNNVRTALEIARTARTILGANGITTAYPVLRHANNLESVLTYEGTSEIHTLVLGEAITGESAYR, from the coding sequence ATGCCCACCGCACCCGACGGCCGCCCCGACCCGCTCGACCTGCTCGGCGTCGACGAGCTGCTCACCGAGGACGAGCGGCTGATCCGCGACTCGGTCCGGGCGTTCACCGAGCGGCACGTCCGGCCGCAGCTCGCCGACTGGTTCGAGCACGGCACCTTCCCGGTCCGTGAACTCGCGCCCGAACTGGGCAAGTTGGGCGTCCTCGGGATGCACCTGGAGGGATACGGCTGCACCGGCTCCACCGCTACCGAGTACGGCGTCGCCTGCATGGAGCTGGAGGCCGCCGACTCCGGGCTGCGCAGCTTCGTCTCGGTGCAGGGCTCGCTCGCCATGCGCTCCATCCACGCCTTCGGCTCCGAGGAGCAGAAGCTGCGCTGGCTGCCCGAGTTGGCGGCCGGCCGGGCCGTCGGCTGCTTCGGCCTGACCGAACCGGAGGCCGGCTCGGACCCGGCCTCGATGCGCACCAGGGCCCGGCGCGACGGCGGCGACTGGATCCTCGACGGCGCCAAGATGTGGATCACCAACGGCTCGGTCTCCGACGTCGCCGTGGTGTGGGCCGGCACCGAGGACGGCGTGCGCGGGTTCCTGGTCCCGCGCGGCACCCCCGGCTTCACCGCCCGCGACATCCCCGGCAAGCTCTCCCTGCGGGCCTCCGTCACCAGCGAACTCGCCTTCGACGGCGTCCGGTTGCCCGCCGACGCGATGCTGCCGACCGCCCGCGGCCTGCGCGCCCCGCTGTCCTCGCTCGGCGAGGCCCGCTACGGCATCCTGTGGGGCACCGTCGGCGCCGCCCGGGACTGCTACCGGGCCGCCGTCGACTACGCCCGCGACCGGGTCCAGTTCGGCCGCCCGCTCGGCGGCTTCCAGCTGACCCAGCAGAAACTCGTCGACATGGCACTGGAGTTGGAGAAGGCCTACCTGGTCGCCGTGCGGATCGGCCGGCTCAAGGACGAGGGGCGCGCCCAGCCCGCGCACATCTCCTTCGGCAAGCTCAACAACGTCCGCACCGCCCTGGAGATCGCCCGCACCGCCCGCACGATCCTGGGCGCCAACGGCATCACCACCGCCTACCCGGTGCTCCGGCACGCCAACAACCTGGAGTCGGTGCTCACCTACGAGGGCACCTCGGAGATCCACACGTTGGTGCTCGGCGAGGCGATCACCGGCGAGTCCGCCTACCGCTGA
- a CDS encoding caspase domain-containing protein, whose product MSTLPDPAASRAVLIGGSGYLNLDQLPAVAANLRDLSAVPRDATVWGLPEQHCLLVEDPADVAAMLDPVHRAAAEATDTLLVYFSGHGLRDAESADLYLALTGSRENVGYTAVAYQHVRAAVRASRAERRIVVLDCCFSGRAARTMGGGGEALAAQAAIDGAYVLAASPGNRVALSPEGETHTAFTAELLAVLRGGVPDGPELLDLDTLYRELHDRLRGKNRPLPQSVQENHVGRLPLVRNRARAAHPEAAAGPVLGVEVRSAVAVAGLNLSRVLRASGRTRDALPVLRLALRESPPGGDGSTLSVQLELADLLADTGNVREAVEVLEQAFHRTHGSFGPEAVLVCRRLADLLQESGNHVQACEVLKHALDRAERRPPGRVAAQR is encoded by the coding sequence ATGAGCACCCTGCCTGACCCGGCGGCCTCCCGTGCGGTGCTGATCGGCGGCTCCGGCTACCTGAACCTCGATCAGCTCCCGGCGGTCGCCGCCAACCTGCGCGACCTGTCGGCCGTGCCCCGGGACGCCACCGTCTGGGGGCTGCCGGAGCAGCACTGCCTGCTGGTCGAGGACCCGGCGGACGTCGCGGCGATGCTGGACCCGGTGCACCGCGCGGCGGCGGAGGCGACCGACACCCTGCTGGTGTACTTCAGCGGCCACGGCCTGCGCGACGCCGAGTCGGCGGACCTGTACCTGGCGCTGACCGGCTCCCGGGAGAACGTCGGCTACACGGCGGTGGCCTACCAGCACGTGCGGGCGGCGGTCCGGGCCTCCCGGGCGGAGCGCCGGATCGTGGTGCTGGACTGCTGTTTCAGCGGCCGGGCGGCCCGCACCATGGGCGGGGGCGGCGAGGCACTGGCCGCACAGGCCGCGATCGACGGCGCGTACGTGCTGGCGGCCTCGCCGGGCAACCGGGTGGCGCTGTCCCCGGAGGGCGAGACCCACACCGCGTTCACCGCGGAGCTGCTGGCGGTGCTGCGCGGGGGCGTGCCGGACGGGCCGGAGCTGCTCGACCTGGACACCCTGTACCGGGAGTTGCACGACCGGCTGCGGGGCAAGAACCGGCCGCTGCCCCAGTCGGTGCAGGAGAACCACGTGGGCCGGCTGCCGCTGGTGCGCAACCGGGCCAGGGCGGCGCACCCGGAGGCGGCGGCCGGCCCGGTGCTGGGCGTGGAGGTGCGGTCGGCGGTGGCGGTGGCGGGGCTGAACCTGTCCCGGGTGCTGCGGGCCTCGGGGCGGACCAGGGACGCGCTGCCGGTGCTGCGGCTGGCCCTGCGGGAGAGCCCGCCGGGCGGGGACGGCAGCACCCTGTCGGTGCAGCTCGAACTGGCCGATCTGCTCGCCGACACGGGCAACGTCCGGGAGGCGGTGGAGGTCCTGGAGCAGGCCTTCCACCGCACCCACGGATCGTTCGGGCCGGAGGCGGTGCTGGTCTGCCGCCGGCTCGCCGACCTGCTCCAGGAGTCCGGCAACCACGTGCAGGCGTGCGAGGTGCTCAAGCACGCGCTGGACCGCGCCGAGCGCCGCCCGCCGGGCCGGGTGGCGGCTCAGCGGTAG
- a CDS encoding effector-associated constant component EACC1, with translation MPEFEISIAVADRDGGDDAGEALRSLRDWIVLDEDLAGAVRTGWATGGPAVPGRMGGGLFDVLQLAIGSSLSAGALAVSILQWRDARRKPATLRLRRGDLELEVPAGGPYDAAAVRALTALLAADPTAAAAAPAAPAASESSADEHPA, from the coding sequence GTGCCCGAGTTCGAGATCAGCATCGCCGTCGCCGACCGGGACGGGGGTGACGACGCCGGGGAGGCGCTGCGTTCGCTGCGCGACTGGATCGTCCTGGACGAGGACCTGGCCGGGGCCGTCCGGACCGGCTGGGCCACCGGCGGGCCGGCGGTGCCGGGCCGGATGGGCGGCGGCCTGTTCGACGTGCTGCAACTGGCCATCGGCTCCTCGCTGTCGGCCGGCGCCCTCGCCGTGTCGATCCTGCAGTGGCGGGACGCCCGCCGGAAGCCCGCGACGCTCCGGCTACGGCGCGGGGACCTGGAGTTGGAGGTGCCCGCCGGCGGCCCGTACGACGCGGCGGCGGTCCGGGCGCTCACCGCACTGCTGGCAGCCGACCCCACTGCCGCCGCGGCCGCCCCGGCCGCCCCGGCCGCCTCCGAGAGCAGCGCCGATGAGCACCCTGCCTGA
- a CDS encoding serine/threonine-protein kinase → MGHSWGHDQREGEVVDGRYRLVRLIGSGGMGAVYEAEDRSLERRVALKLMHGSVAQGEQRFRREAVATARISHPSVVAVHDRGIHRGAPYLVMELLDGTDLGALLARGAPLPPGAARAVAEPVCAALAVAHRSGVLHRDVKPGNVHVTSAGRVVLQDFGLARLVEQTVITATDALLGTPHYMAPELVRGELPTAQSDLYGLGVILYQMVTGQRPFAPTDDIGPLINTVVTEGVPRLAGNRPGLPADLAELIDELTALRPEHRPSSAAAVLDRLGTPSAEDRIQLLSLVHDLTASGAAHRAPTRPEYLDVPGPHGISTSLVLDRSSVMIRLAPAGSVSGTVSLSSATRARLTPPEDAASRLREAVTLVLRGDDTEAAEMLAVIVEVSTRAFGPTHPTTLTAQFWRAVCLSRLGAAAEAVHLLARVTELTAEERS, encoded by the coding sequence GTGGGTCATTCGTGGGGGCACGACCAGCGCGAGGGTGAGGTCGTCGACGGCCGGTACCGGTTGGTGCGGCTGATCGGCTCCGGCGGCATGGGCGCCGTCTACGAGGCGGAGGACCGGTCGCTGGAGCGGCGGGTCGCGCTGAAGCTGATGCACGGTTCGGTGGCGCAGGGCGAGCAGCGCTTCCGCCGGGAGGCGGTGGCGACGGCCCGGATCAGCCACCCGTCCGTGGTCGCCGTCCACGACCGGGGGATCCACCGGGGTGCGCCGTACCTGGTGATGGAGCTGCTCGACGGCACGGACCTCGGCGCCCTGCTCGCCCGGGGCGCGCCGCTGCCCCCGGGCGCGGCCCGCGCGGTGGCCGAGCCGGTCTGCGCGGCGCTGGCGGTGGCGCACCGCAGCGGCGTGCTGCACCGCGACGTGAAACCGGGCAACGTCCACGTGACCTCGGCGGGGCGGGTGGTGCTGCAGGACTTCGGGCTGGCCCGGCTGGTCGAGCAGACGGTGATCACCGCGACCGACGCCCTGCTCGGCACCCCGCACTACATGGCGCCGGAGCTGGTCCGGGGTGAACTGCCCACGGCGCAGAGCGACCTGTACGGGCTCGGGGTGATCCTCTATCAGATGGTCACCGGCCAGCGGCCGTTCGCGCCGACGGACGACATCGGTCCGCTGATCAACACGGTGGTCACCGAGGGCGTGCCGCGACTGGCCGGGAACCGCCCCGGGCTACCGGCCGACCTGGCCGAGCTGATCGACGAGCTGACCGCGCTCCGCCCCGAGCACCGGCCGAGCTCCGCGGCCGCCGTGCTCGACCGGCTGGGCACCCCCTCCGCCGAGGATCGGATTCAACTCCTGTCCCTGGTGCACGACTTGACTGCGAGCGGAGCGGCGCACCGGGCCCCGACCCGCCCGGAGTACCTCGACGTCCCCGGACCGCACGGGATCAGCACCTCGCTGGTGCTGGACCGCTCCTCGGTCATGATCCGGCTCGCGCCGGCCGGATCGGTCTCCGGCACCGTGTCGCTGTCCTCCGCCACCAGGGCCCGGCTGACCCCGCCCGAGGACGCGGCGTCCCGGCTCCGCGAGGCCGTGACCCTGGTCCTGCGGGGCGACGACACGGAGGCCGCCGAGATGCTCGCCGTGATCGTCGAGGTCTCCACGAGGGCCTTCGGCCCGACCCATCCGACCACGCTGACCGCCCAGTTCTGGCGGGCGGTCTGCCTGTCCCGACTGGGCGCGGCGGCCGAGGCCGTGCACCTGCTGGCCCGGGTCACCGAACTGACCGCCGAGGAGAGGAGCTAG
- a CDS encoding multidrug effflux MFS transporter, with the protein MPGPTVDSGGDRNASASIPAADGRTGRRDHRGGPADIPHAAPFPTATVAILGSLAALGPLTTDLYLPALPELTADLHSTAPAAQLTLTASMLGMALGQLLFGPLSDRTGRRRPLLVGLALYTAASLLCALAGSLPVLVAGRALQGAAGSAGLVIARAIVRDRLEGVGMIRFLATMGLISGLAPILAPVAGAQLLHVTDWRGTFLALVVLGALLTAGAALGIRETLPAEQRHGDGPGTTVRAIGGLLRDRRFLGYLLTSTFAFGALFAYVGGSSVVLQDVYEISPQLYSLVFAVNSLVLLGATQLNGRVLVQRFPGPVLLLSALGVATAAGLAVVLCTTVWDTGLAGVWPALAVLMGAMGVILPNANGQALTMAPHAAGSASALLGTGTFLCGSVVAPLSSLGGHPSATVLGAVVLGCALLALASFLPLRR; encoded by the coding sequence ATGCCAGGCCCGACCGTCGACTCCGGCGGCGACCGGAACGCATCCGCATCGATACCCGCGGCCGACGGCCGCACCGGCCGCCGCGACCACCGGGGCGGGCCGGCGGACATCCCGCACGCCGCCCCGTTCCCCACCGCGACGGTGGCGATCCTGGGCAGCCTCGCCGCCCTCGGACCGCTCACCACCGACCTGTACCTGCCCGCCCTGCCCGAGCTGACCGCCGACCTGCACTCGACCGCGCCCGCCGCCCAGCTCACCCTGACCGCCTCGATGCTCGGCATGGCACTCGGCCAGCTACTGTTCGGCCCGCTCAGCGACCGCACCGGCCGCCGCCGCCCCCTGCTGGTCGGCCTCGCGCTGTACACCGCCGCCAGCCTGCTGTGCGCCCTCGCCGGCTCCTTGCCGGTGCTGGTGGCCGGCCGAGCCCTGCAGGGCGCGGCCGGCTCGGCCGGTCTGGTGATCGCCCGGGCGATCGTCCGGGACCGCCTCGAAGGGGTCGGGATGATCCGCTTCCTGGCCACGATGGGCCTGATCTCCGGCCTGGCGCCGATCCTCGCCCCGGTGGCCGGCGCGCAGCTGCTGCACGTCACCGACTGGCGCGGCACCTTCCTCGCCCTGGTCGTGCTGGGCGCGCTGCTCACCGCGGGCGCGGCGCTCGGCATCCGGGAGACCCTGCCGGCCGAGCAGCGCCACGGCGACGGCCCGGGCACCACCGTCCGGGCGATCGGCGGGCTGCTGCGCGACCGCCGCTTCCTCGGCTACCTGCTGACCAGCACCTTCGCGTTCGGCGCGCTGTTCGCGTACGTCGGCGGCTCCTCGGTGGTGCTGCAGGACGTGTACGAGATCTCCCCGCAGCTGTACAGCCTGGTCTTCGCGGTCAACTCGCTGGTGCTGCTGGGCGCCACCCAGCTGAACGGCCGGGTGCTGGTGCAGCGCTTCCCGGGCCCGGTGCTGCTGCTGTCCGCGCTCGGGGTGGCCACCGCCGCGGGCCTCGCCGTCGTGCTCTGCACCACCGTGTGGGACACCGGCCTGGCCGGGGTGTGGCCCGCGCTCGCGGTGCTGATGGGCGCGATGGGCGTGATCCTGCCGAACGCCAACGGCCAGGCGCTGACCATGGCCCCGCACGCCGCCGGCTCGGCGTCCGCGCTGCTCGGCACCGGCACCTTCCTGTGCGGCTCGGTGGTGGCCCCGCTCAGCAGCCTCGGCGGCCACCCGTCGGCGACGGTGCTCGGCGCGGTCGTGCTGGGCTGCGCGCTGCTCGCGCTGGCCTCCTTCCTGCCGCTGCGCCGGTAG
- a CDS encoding glycosyl hydrolase family 18 protein, with translation MRLHRPLGALLATGAMAAASLGLISAPAAQAATPLPQHVFAPYFEAWTGESPAALAAQSGAKHLTMAFLQAATKGSCTALWNGDTSMPVSNAVFGADIATIRAGGGDVIPSFGGYTADNTGTEIADSCTDVNQIAGQFENLITTYDISRIDLDIEDNSLTNTAGIDRRNKAIKLVEDWAAANGRSIQFSYTLPTTTSGLASSGLAVLKNAVTNNARIDVVNMMTFDYYDNASHDMAADTQTSAQGLYNQLAKLYPTKTSAQLWNMIGITEMLGIDDFGAAETFTVANATTVYNWAVAKGINELSFWALQRDNGGCPGTGGRDDCSGIAQNKWDFSHIFSQFTSSSVPANDFSVALSPAAGSVAAGASTSATVNTAVTSGSAQTVNLSVSGAPAGVTASLSASSVTAGGSATLNVATTSGVANGSYPLTVTGSGTSGTHTATYTLTVTGGTTASDFSVALSPGAGTVQAGSSATGTVNTAVTSGTAATVNLTVSGAPAGVTASLSASSVTAGGSATLTIATTAAAAPGSYTLTVTGTGAGKTHTASYALTVTGTTPPSSLANGDLESGTLAPWTCQSGGAVVGSPVHGGSKALQVVPTASATGQCQQTVTLAPNHSYTLTAWVQGPYSYVGVSGGATASTWANGTSWTKLTVPFTTGANGTVTVYLHGWYGQGNVYGDDFSIA, from the coding sequence ATGCGCCTTCACCGACCACTCGGAGCGCTGCTCGCCACCGGTGCGATGGCAGCCGCCTCGCTGGGGCTGATCTCCGCCCCCGCCGCCCAGGCCGCCACCCCGCTGCCGCAGCACGTCTTCGCCCCGTACTTCGAAGCCTGGACGGGCGAGAGCCCGGCCGCGCTGGCCGCCCAGTCCGGCGCCAAGCACCTCACCATGGCCTTCCTGCAGGCCGCCACCAAGGGCTCCTGCACCGCGCTGTGGAACGGCGACACCTCGATGCCGGTCTCCAACGCGGTCTTCGGCGCGGACATCGCCACCATCCGGGCGGGCGGCGGCGACGTGATCCCGTCCTTCGGCGGCTACACCGCCGACAACACTGGCACCGAGATCGCCGACTCCTGCACGGACGTCAACCAGATCGCCGGCCAGTTCGAGAACCTGATCACCACCTACGACATCTCCCGGATCGACCTGGACATCGAGGACAACTCGCTGACCAACACCGCCGGCATCGACCGCCGCAACAAGGCGATCAAGCTGGTCGAGGACTGGGCGGCGGCCAACGGCCGTTCCATCCAGTTCAGTTACACCCTGCCGACGACCACGAGCGGGCTGGCCTCCTCCGGCCTCGCGGTGCTGAAGAACGCGGTCACCAACAACGCGCGCATCGACGTCGTCAACATGATGACCTTCGACTACTACGACAACGCCTCGCACGACATGGCGGCGGACACCCAGACCTCCGCGCAGGGCCTGTACAACCAGCTGGCGAAGCTCTACCCGACCAAGACCTCCGCCCAGCTGTGGAACATGATCGGCATCACCGAGATGCTGGGCATCGACGACTTCGGCGCGGCCGAGACCTTCACCGTCGCCAACGCCACCACGGTCTACAACTGGGCCGTCGCCAAGGGCATCAACGAGCTGTCCTTCTGGGCCCTGCAGCGCGACAACGGCGGCTGCCCGGGCACCGGCGGCCGCGACGACTGCTCCGGCATCGCCCAGAACAAGTGGGACTTCAGCCACATCTTCTCCCAGTTCACCAGCTCCTCGGTGCCGGCGAACGACTTCTCGGTGGCGCTGAGCCCGGCCGCCGGCTCGGTCGCGGCGGGCGCCTCCACCTCGGCGACCGTCAACACCGCGGTCACCTCCGGCTCCGCGCAGACCGTCAACCTGTCGGTGTCCGGCGCCCCGGCGGGCGTCACCGCCTCGCTGTCCGCCTCCAGCGTCACCGCGGGCGGCTCCGCCACCCTCAACGTCGCCACCACCTCGGGCGTCGCCAACGGCAGCTACCCGCTGACCGTGACCGGCTCCGGCACGTCCGGCACCCACACGGCGACGTACACGCTGACCGTCACCGGCGGGACCACCGCCTCCGACTTCTCGGTCGCGCTCTCCCCCGGCGCGGGCACCGTGCAGGCCGGCTCGTCCGCGACCGGCACCGTCAACACCGCGGTCACCTCCGGCACCGCCGCGACCGTCAACCTGACCGTCTCCGGCGCGCCGGCCGGCGTCACCGCCTCGCTGTCCGCCTCCAGCGTCACCGCGGGCGGCTCCGCCACCCTGACCATCGCCACCACCGCCGCGGCCGCCCCGGGCAGCTACACCCTGACCGTCACCGGCACCGGCGCGGGCAAGACCCACACCGCGAGCTACGCGCTGACCGTCACCGGCACCACCCCGCCCAGCAGCCTCGCCAACGGCGACCTGGAGAGCGGCACCCTCGCCCCCTGGACCTGCCAGTCCGGCGGCGCGGTCGTCGGCAGCCCCGTGCACGGCGGCTCCAAGGCCCTCCAGGTCGTGCCCACCGCCAGCGCCACCGGCCAGTGCCAGCAGACCGTCACGCTGGCCCCGAACCACTCGTACACCCTGACCGCCTGGGTCCAGGGCCCGTACTCCTACGTCGGCGTCAGCGGCGGCGCGACCGCCTCCACCTGGGCCAACGGCACCAGCTGGACCAAGCTGACCGTCCCGTTCACCACCGGCGCCAACGGCACCGTCACGGTCTACCTGCACGGCTGGTACGGCCAGGGCAACGTCTACGGCGACGACTTCTCCATCGCCTGA
- a CDS encoding ABC transporter substrate-binding protein: MTTRPIRTAVAVTVLLLGAAACSSSGGGDPLAAKSSAPAASGAAGGSGKTVVVGSANFPENVLLASIYSQALQAKGVKVEEKFNIGSREVLYGQLQSGALTVLPEYNGALLGYLDAKSTAADKAAVNAELKAKLPATLAILDSAAAEDNDSLTLSQETADRLGVKSIADLAGKSQDLVIGGPPEFKTRREQQFKDVYGLTFKEWKPTGDTTANALKDGTIQIGNVFTTDPKIVQLKLVSLSDPKSIFSVQNVTPLVNKAGLDDTGTAALNAVSAKLDTPTLAGLMKRVSVDKEDPSAVAKSWLKSANIG, translated from the coding sequence ATGACGACCCGTCCGATACGTACCGCCGTCGCCGTCACCGTGCTGCTGCTCGGTGCGGCGGCCTGCTCCTCCTCCGGCGGCGGCGACCCGCTGGCCGCGAAGTCCTCCGCCCCGGCGGCGTCGGGTGCGGCGGGGGGCTCCGGGAAGACCGTGGTGGTCGGCTCGGCGAACTTCCCGGAGAACGTGCTGCTGGCCTCGATCTACTCGCAGGCCCTGCAGGCCAAGGGCGTGAAGGTGGAGGAGAAGTTCAACATCGGCAGCCGGGAGGTGCTCTACGGGCAGTTGCAGTCCGGTGCGCTGACGGTCCTCCCGGAGTACAACGGCGCGCTGCTGGGCTACCTGGACGCCAAGTCCACGGCCGCCGACAAGGCGGCGGTCAACGCCGAGCTGAAGGCCAAGCTGCCGGCCACCCTGGCGATCCTGGACTCGGCGGCCGCCGAGGACAACGACTCGCTGACGCTCAGCCAGGAGACCGCCGACCGCCTCGGCGTGAAGTCGATCGCGGACCTCGCGGGCAAGTCCCAGGACCTGGTGATCGGCGGCCCGCCGGAGTTCAAGACCCGGCGCGAGCAGCAGTTCAAGGACGTCTACGGGCTGACCTTCAAGGAGTGGAAGCCGACCGGCGACACCACCGCGAACGCCCTGAAGGACGGCACCATCCAGATCGGCAACGTGTTCACCACCGACCCGAAGATCGTCCAGCTGAAGCTGGTGTCGCTGAGCGACCCGAAGAGCATCTTCAGCGTCCAGAACGTCACCCCGCTGGTGAACAAGGCCGGCCTGGACGACACCGGGACGGCTGCGCTGAACGCGGTCTCCGCGAAGCTCGACACCCCCACCCTGGCCGGCCTGATGAAGCGGGTCTCGGTGGACAAGGAGGACCCGTCGGCGGTCGCCAAGAGCTGGCTGAAGAGCGCCAACATCGGCTGA
- a CDS encoding ABC transporter permease — protein MGEGGGAVNWLGWLHDFFTDPAHRSGPDSVLNRLLEHLAFSAEALALAALIALPLGLLIGYWGRGMFLVTALTGVARALPTLGLVTLTVLLAGVGDAAVLVPLTALAVPPLLVAAAEGVRGTDPDTRDAARGIGLTHPQTLFQVCVPAALPTLLAGFRTAAVQVIATATVAAYVGQGGLGRYVIDGLATRNFATTAGGALLVVLLAVAVQLLFSLLIRYASPRGARTGLVDDPAGSPALLKESV, from the coding sequence GTGGGCGAAGGGGGCGGCGCGGTGAACTGGCTGGGCTGGCTGCACGACTTCTTCACCGACCCGGCGCACCGCTCGGGGCCGGACTCCGTACTGAACCGCCTGCTGGAGCATCTCGCCTTCTCCGCCGAGGCCCTGGCGCTGGCCGCGCTGATCGCGCTGCCGCTGGGCCTGCTGATCGGCTACTGGGGCCGCGGCATGTTCCTGGTGACGGCGCTGACCGGCGTCGCGCGCGCCCTGCCGACGCTGGGCCTGGTGACGCTCACGGTGCTGCTGGCGGGCGTCGGCGACGCGGCGGTGCTGGTGCCGCTGACGGCGCTGGCGGTGCCGCCGCTGCTGGTGGCCGCCGCCGAGGGCGTCCGCGGCACCGACCCGGACACCCGGGACGCGGCCCGCGGCATCGGCCTGACGCACCCGCAGACGCTGTTCCAGGTCTGCGTGCCGGCCGCACTGCCCACCCTGCTGGCCGGTTTCCGGACGGCCGCCGTGCAGGTGATCGCCACTGCGACCGTGGCCGCCTACGTCGGCCAGGGCGGTCTGGGCCGCTACGTGATCGACGGCCTGGCCACCCGGAACTTCGCCACCACCGCCGGCGGCGCCCTGCTGGTGGTGCTGCTCGCGGTGGCCGTCCAACTGCTGTTCTCCCTGCTCATCCGGTACGCGTCGCCGCGCGGCGCGCGCACCGGCCTTGTTGACGATCCCGCGGGCTCCCCCGCACTGCTGAAGGAATCCGTATGA
- a CDS encoding ABC transporter permease — protein sequence MLDGEPLIRWHWLGDHLGYLADLTGDHAVMALVPVLIGLLLAVPLGLACARFPRLYQPLAAVFNVVYALPSLAVFVVLMPYTGLATRETVMIPLTAYALAVLLPTTVDGLRAVPEPVRQAATAMGYGPWRRLVAVELPSATPYLIAGLRVATVSSISLAAVGALVGRGGLGYLFVDGFQRTFPTPILAGITLVALLALATDLLLVAARRVLAPWAKGAAR from the coding sequence ATGCTGGACGGTGAGCCGCTGATCCGCTGGCACTGGCTCGGCGACCACCTCGGCTACCTGGCCGACCTGACGGGCGACCACGCCGTGATGGCGCTCGTCCCGGTGCTGATCGGCCTGCTGCTGGCGGTGCCGCTGGGCCTGGCCTGCGCCCGCTTCCCACGGCTGTACCAGCCGTTGGCCGCGGTGTTCAACGTGGTGTACGCGCTGCCCTCGCTGGCGGTGTTCGTGGTGCTGATGCCGTACACCGGCCTGGCCACCCGGGAGACGGTGATGATCCCGCTGACCGCGTACGCGCTGGCGGTGCTGCTGCCGACCACGGTGGACGGGCTGCGGGCGGTGCCGGAGCCGGTGCGGCAGGCCGCGACGGCGATGGGCTACGGGCCGTGGCGCCGGCTCGTCGCGGTGGAACTTCCGTCCGCCACTCCCTATTTGATCGCCGGGCTGCGGGTCGCGACGGTATCCTCGATCTCGTTGGCGGCGGTGGGGGCACTGGTCGGCCGGGGCGGTCTCGGCTACCTGTTCGTGGACGGCTTCCAGCGGACGTTCCCGACGCCGATCCTGGCCGGGATCACGCTGGTGGCGCTGCTCGCCCTGGCCACCGACCTGCTACTGGTGGCGGCCCGCCGGGTGCTGGCGCCGTGGGCGAAGGGGGCGGCGCGGTGA